A genomic window from Arthrobacter globiformis includes:
- a CDS encoding DUF222 domain-containing protein, which yields MDSAAVVKTLEAIGASSLSLAAEFRRAADPGTADADPQPDGADPLRDQADACLDGLAEVAGMEARLAAVKVHLAAGFAEAEEAMTPPDASVQDRAARRMSVTAEVAGALTVSEGSAARLLSESAKVSTDLPLTLAALQAGTVSWQHARVMCDETDGLDPAAAAALEAHFLDPHAPNPARGFPAGDLTPGRFRAKARYWRERHHPVSIEARHTKSAKDRRLEYVPDRDGMAWLSAYLPADQAAGIWDRTTAAARTLQGPAESRTLTQLRADVAAAWLLGGMAEGIPSPAAQVLVTVPVFSLLGAGTEPATLDGYGPIPPSMARRLVADGATSFLRVLTDPRDGAPLEIGRTSYRLTKPMRQWLHLRDARCTFPNCNNHSLDNDADHILAWADGGTTGITNLGQPCPRHHRLKHNTAWRPVGATRDAPPGWISPTGRCYASEQQDWEPTYWPEGRSLADRQGPPDLPGPPEWPDFPDAFLEPETHEPPAWPEPSDTPGPPDCSEPPDWTDSPDGSKDDSGPDALNDPEPPLPMDPWPYWASSSTAA from the coding sequence ATGGATAGCGCGGCAGTTGTGAAGACGTTGGAGGCCATCGGTGCCTCCTCTCTTTCACTCGCTGCTGAGTTTCGCCGGGCGGCTGATCCGGGCACGGCGGACGCGGACCCGCAGCCGGATGGCGCAGATCCACTGCGGGATCAGGCGGATGCGTGCCTGGACGGGCTGGCCGAGGTGGCTGGGATGGAGGCCCGGCTGGCGGCCGTGAAGGTGCACCTCGCTGCCGGTTTCGCTGAGGCGGAGGAGGCCATGACCCCGCCTGACGCGTCCGTGCAGGACCGTGCCGCCCGGCGGATGTCCGTGACCGCGGAGGTTGCTGGCGCCCTGACTGTGAGCGAGGGGTCGGCGGCTCGGCTTCTGTCCGAATCCGCGAAGGTGAGCACGGACCTGCCGTTGACGCTGGCCGCCCTTCAGGCGGGGACTGTGTCGTGGCAGCACGCGCGGGTGATGTGCGACGAAACCGACGGGCTGGATCCGGCGGCCGCCGCGGCGTTGGAGGCGCATTTCCTGGACCCGCACGCTCCCAACCCGGCGCGGGGGTTCCCGGCCGGGGATCTGACACCGGGCAGGTTCCGGGCCAAGGCACGGTATTGGCGGGAACGGCACCACCCGGTCAGCATCGAGGCCCGCCACACCAAGAGTGCGAAGGACCGGCGGCTGGAGTACGTCCCGGACCGGGACGGCATGGCCTGGCTCTCGGCGTATCTGCCCGCGGACCAGGCGGCCGGGATCTGGGACCGTACCACCGCCGCCGCCCGGACCCTGCAGGGCCCGGCCGAGTCACGGACCCTGACCCAGTTGCGGGCCGATGTCGCCGCCGCCTGGCTGCTGGGCGGGATGGCCGAAGGAATCCCGTCCCCGGCGGCGCAGGTCCTGGTCACCGTCCCGGTATTTTCGCTGCTCGGTGCCGGCACCGAACCTGCCACGCTGGACGGATACGGGCCGATCCCGCCGTCCATGGCCCGCCGGCTCGTTGCCGACGGGGCGACGTCATTTCTGCGGGTCCTGACCGACCCGCGGGACGGCGCGCCGCTGGAGATCGGACGCACCAGCTACCGGCTGACGAAGCCGATGCGCCAATGGCTGCACCTCAGGGACGCGCGCTGCACGTTCCCCAACTGCAACAATCACTCCCTGGACAACGACGCCGACCACATCCTGGCCTGGGCCGACGGCGGGACCACCGGCATCACCAACCTCGGCCAGCCATGCCCCAGACACCACCGCCTGAAACACAACACGGCGTGGAGACCGGTGGGAGCCACTCGGGACGCACCACCGGGCTGGATCTCACCCACCGGACGCTGCTACGCGAGCGAACAACAGGACTGGGAACCAACATACTGGCCAGAAGGGCGGTCCTTGGCGGATCGGCAAGGACCGCCTGACTTGCCCGGACCACCGGAATGGCCGGACTTCCCCGATGCCTTCCTCGAGCCCGAGACCCATGAGCCTCCGGCCTGGCCTGAGCCGTCCGACACCCCAGGACCACCAGACTGCTCTGAACCGCCAGATTGGACAGACAGCCCGGACGGTTCTAAAGACGACAGCGGCCCCGACGCCCTCAACGACCCGGAACCACCACTGCCTATGGATCCTTGGCCCTACTGGGCATCATCATCCACGGCAGCGTAA
- a CDS encoding sensor histidine kinase, whose protein sequence is MKSLTSDDVVAVRGVLTDTHPVDFYALGVAGAIDRLALPLRERGITVHLEAPHHGMEVDRKSATLLYRAAQELLSNIHKYADASSVTVRLCCVCRSGDNHAVQLRVTDDGNGFDVEAATHGRRSGMGLRLMRLAVSSAGGRMTIESAPSAGNLRHGELAAGLARHQVGAPFTLPWMMMPSRAKDP, encoded by the coding sequence ATGAAATCACTAACAAGCGACGACGTCGTCGCAGTCCGTGGCGTTCTCACCGATACGCATCCGGTTGATTTCTATGCGCTAGGCGTCGCGGGGGCGATTGACCGTTTGGCCCTCCCGCTGCGCGAGCGCGGGATCACTGTGCACCTGGAGGCGCCCCACCATGGAATGGAAGTAGATAGGAAGTCCGCCACGCTGCTTTACCGGGCGGCGCAAGAGCTCCTGAGCAACATCCATAAATATGCCGACGCGTCCTCCGTGACAGTCCGGCTCTGCTGCGTCTGCCGCTCCGGCGACAACCATGCTGTCCAGCTCCGAGTGACCGATGACGGCAACGGCTTCGACGTTGAAGCCGCCACCCACGGCAGGCGCTCGGGCATGGGGCTGCGTCTCATGCGACTGGCCGTCAGTTCTGCCGGCGGCCGGATGACAATCGAGTCGGCTCCCTCCGCGGGGAACCTGCGTCACGGTGAACTTGCCGCTGGATTAGCGCGTCACCAGGTTGGCGCGCCTTTTACGCTGCCGTGGATGATGATGCCCAGTAGGGCCAAGGATCCATAG
- a CDS encoding response regulator transcription factor — protein MNDRRIVVVIDRDEEVRSLLRATLGEAGFEVHCAATGESGVALVRAKRPDTVTLDLVLPDTDGYDVLRRIREFSHTYILIITARNDLRTTLKGFDAGADDYMVKPIRPRELRARVDGMLRRPRQLTVPPIVTPREPPLVSPRLRTAATAKPVQAPDPAQGLAAVQRVAANGRAPARGYERSYEHKGLELDCATRAATLGGRALQLTRTEFDLLHILLQRGRGVVTKAELVGLLGLVKRETGNPEVAVIGTRDPGRIIETHIGNLRRKLGDDARKPRWLKTVRGSGYTLA, from the coding sequence ATGAATGATCGTCGCATCGTTGTCGTCATCGACAGGGATGAGGAAGTCCGGTCCTTGTTGCGGGCAACGCTCGGGGAAGCCGGATTCGAGGTGCACTGCGCTGCCACTGGCGAATCCGGGGTGGCGCTGGTGCGTGCCAAGCGGCCGGACACTGTCACGCTGGACCTGGTGCTTCCGGACACCGACGGCTACGACGTGCTACGGCGCATCCGCGAGTTCAGCCACACGTACATCCTGATCATCACCGCGCGGAATGACCTCCGGACAACCCTGAAGGGGTTCGACGCCGGGGCAGACGACTACATGGTCAAGCCCATCCGGCCGCGGGAGCTCCGGGCCCGCGTTGACGGCATGCTGCGAAGGCCACGGCAGCTGACGGTCCCGCCGATCGTGACGCCGCGGGAACCCCCGCTGGTGTCGCCTCGGCTGCGGACCGCGGCCACGGCGAAGCCTGTGCAGGCACCTGACCCTGCCCAGGGGCTTGCGGCCGTCCAGCGTGTTGCAGCAAATGGCCGTGCACCCGCCCGGGGCTACGAGCGCAGCTACGAGCACAAGGGGCTGGAGCTCGACTGCGCAACGCGGGCGGCTACCCTCGGAGGGCGCGCGCTGCAGCTGACGCGGACCGAGTTCGACCTGCTGCACATCCTGTTGCAGCGCGGCAGGGGCGTGGTCACCAAGGCGGAACTCGTCGGACTTCTGGGCCTCGTGAAGCGGGAAACAGGTAACCCGGAAGTCGCCGTAATCGGGACGCGGGACCCCGGCCGAATCATCGAGACCCACATCGGCAACCTGCGCCGGAAGCTGGGGGACGACGCAAGGAAACCGCGCTGGCTCAAGACGGTTCGCGGGTCCGGCTACACACTCGCGTAG
- a CDS encoding sigma-70 family RNA polymerase sigma factor — MTVLHLKHWDAGVAFAYSLTRNHNDAEDLAAHAFLKVLSAIRCGKGPTGPFRPYFYRAIRTSAADHWRRRSYEYAVEHLPETSAEDGGYAHVDGTAEREMAARAFSTLPPRWQQVLWHVDVVGLRPRQLAPILEIEANAVSALLRRARRGLREAYLVEYIGSAASEQCRKYLPILARMVMDTASRREILRVNLHRRTCSDCTAAVHGLHEVHSSMRATGTPVALGAVVWMHAAGYLGSGISVHGLLHASGAAGVVERMITLSDVKRAILGWALPVLHAFARTMGLR; from the coding sequence ATGACGGTGCTCCACCTGAAACATTGGGATGCCGGCGTTGCCTTTGCCTACAGCCTTACCAGGAACCATAACGACGCTGAAGATCTGGCGGCGCATGCCTTCCTCAAAGTCCTGTCCGCTATACGGTGCGGAAAGGGGCCCACAGGTCCCTTTCGTCCTTACTTTTACCGTGCCATCCGCACCAGCGCGGCGGATCACTGGCGCAGGCGCAGCTACGAATACGCCGTGGAGCACCTCCCCGAAACTTCTGCCGAAGACGGCGGATATGCCCATGTCGACGGGACGGCTGAGCGTGAAATGGCGGCGCGGGCCTTCTCCACGCTTCCGCCGCGATGGCAGCAGGTCCTCTGGCACGTGGATGTGGTTGGGCTCCGGCCGCGGCAGCTGGCGCCGATCCTGGAAATCGAGGCTAACGCGGTTTCTGCGCTATTGCGGAGGGCGCGCCGGGGGCTGCGCGAAGCCTACCTTGTTGAATATATCGGGAGCGCAGCCAGCGAACAATGCCGGAAGTATCTGCCGATCCTCGCCCGTATGGTGATGGACACGGCCTCACGCCGAGAGATTCTTAGGGTGAACCTGCATCGTCGGACCTGTTCGGACTGTACAGCGGCCGTGCATGGCCTGCACGAAGTGCATTCAAGCATGCGGGCTACAGGCACTCCCGTGGCCTTGGGCGCGGTGGTTTGGATGCACGCTGCGGGCTACTTGGGTTCTGGTATATCCGTCCACGGGCTTCTTCATGCTTCCGGCGCAGCCGGTGTTGTGGAGCGGATGATCACCCTCTCGGACGTGAAGAGGGCGATTCTCGGGTGGGCATTGCCAGTGTTGCATGCGTTCGCGCGCACAATGGGGCTTCGGTAG
- a CDS encoding YegP family protein produces the protein MAASFELYLDGDGCHRFRLVALDGSLMLTSEAFAHEDAAIAGIWAVREVAVAGRIVDLTGPSADF, from the coding sequence ATGGCCGCTAGTTTTGAACTGTATTTGGACGGGGATGGTTGCCACAGGTTCCGACTGGTCGCATTGGATGGTTCCCTGATGCTCACCTCGGAGGCTTTCGCCCATGAGGATGCCGCGATTGCCGGTATCTGGGCCGTGCGAGAAGTTGCGGTCGCCGGGAGAATTGTGGATCTCACCGGCCCCAGCGCCGATTTTTAA
- the truA gene encoding tRNA pseudouridine(38-40) synthase TruA, which translates to MNHQKPAAPVLGGGGFLRIRLDLAYDGGPFSGWAVQPGLRTVQGVLEGALELLIRRPVRVTVAGRTDAGVHARGQVVHLDLTEAEWLGLSRGAAVDPAVALLRRLRGTLSRGLGDQTGSIVVHHAAVAPEGFDARFSALWRRYSYRIGDGPDKWDPLSRYDTLWHKTPLDVDLLNEGSTKLLGLHNFLSFCKPREGSTTVRELQRFEFSRGPDGVIVATVQADAFCHNMVRALVGSALYVGEGQERPEWLHERLLARKRDARSVLAAPHPLVFEEVAYPSDAELLARAELTRALRE; encoded by the coding sequence ATGAACCACCAAAAACCCGCGGCCCCCGTTTTGGGGGGCGGCGGGTTTTTGCGTATCCGGCTCGATTTGGCGTACGACGGCGGTCCGTTCAGCGGGTGGGCAGTGCAGCCAGGTCTGCGTACCGTTCAGGGTGTATTGGAAGGCGCGCTGGAGCTGCTGATCCGCCGGCCGGTGCGCGTCACGGTTGCCGGGCGCACCGACGCCGGCGTGCATGCCCGCGGCCAGGTGGTCCACCTCGACCTGACGGAAGCCGAGTGGCTGGGACTGAGCCGTGGTGCGGCCGTCGATCCCGCCGTCGCCCTTCTGCGCCGCCTGCGGGGTACGCTCAGCCGCGGGCTGGGGGACCAGACCGGCTCCATTGTGGTGCACCATGCAGCCGTCGCCCCTGAGGGATTCGACGCCCGGTTCTCGGCCCTGTGGCGCCGCTACAGCTACCGGATCGGGGACGGCCCCGATAAGTGGGATCCGCTCAGCCGGTACGACACTCTCTGGCACAAGACGCCCCTGGACGTGGACCTGCTGAACGAAGGCTCCACGAAGCTGCTTGGCCTGCACAACTTCCTGTCCTTCTGCAAGCCACGGGAAGGTTCCACCACCGTCCGCGAGCTGCAGCGGTTTGAGTTTTCCCGCGGGCCGGACGGCGTCATTGTTGCCACCGTCCAGGCCGATGCCTTCTGCCACAACATGGTCCGCGCCCTGGTGGGCTCGGCTCTGTACGTGGGGGAGGGGCAGGAGCGTCCGGAGTGGCTGCACGAGCGCCTGCTGGCGCGTAAGCGGGACGCGCGTTCTGTGCTGGCCGCGCCGCATCCCCTGGTGTTTGAAGAAGTGGCCTACCCCTCCGATGCGGAACTGCTCGCCCGGGCAGAGCTCACGCGGGCGCTGCGGGAGTAA
- the rplQ gene encoding 50S ribosomal protein L17 has product MPTPTKGPRLGGGPAHERLMLANLASALFEHKRITTTVTKAKRLKPYAERLVTFAKRGDLASRRRVLGLISNKGVVHELFTDIAQAVENRNGGYTRITKIGNRKGDNAPMAVIELVLEPVSAKQAVVAEATQAAAAAAPAAEEAPEAEVVETEAAATEEAPAAEEAAAEEAPAEEAAAEEAPAEEAAADEAAADEAKDAK; this is encoded by the coding sequence ATGCCTACCCCCACTAAGGGTCCGCGCCTCGGAGGCGGCCCGGCTCACGAGCGTCTGATGCTCGCGAACCTGGCTTCCGCACTGTTCGAGCACAAGCGGATCACCACCACGGTCACCAAGGCCAAGCGCCTGAAGCCGTACGCAGAGCGCCTGGTCACCTTCGCCAAGCGCGGCGACCTCGCTTCCCGCCGCCGCGTTCTCGGCCTGATCAGCAACAAGGGCGTCGTCCACGAGCTGTTCACCGACATCGCCCAGGCTGTGGAGAACCGCAACGGCGGCTACACCCGCATCACCAAGATCGGCAACCGCAAGGGCGACAACGCTCCCATGGCTGTCATCGAGCTGGTTCTTGAGCCGGTTTCCGCCAAGCAGGCTGTTGTAGCCGAGGCTACCCAGGCCGCTGCCGCTGCTGCTCCGGCCGCAGAGGAAGCTCCCGAGGCAGAGGTCGTTGAGACCGAAGCTGCTGCAACCGAAGAGGCCCCGGCCGCTGAGGAAGCCGCCGCTGAGGAAGCTCCGGCTGAGGAAGCTGCTGCTGAAGAGGCTCCGGCCGAGGAAGCTGCCGCTGACGAGGCTGCTGCCGACGAGGCCAAGGACGCGAAGTAA
- a CDS encoding DNA-directed RNA polymerase subunit alpha, whose product MLIAQRPTLSEEVVSENRSRFIIEPLEPGFGYTLGNSLRRTLLSSIPGAAVTSIRIDGVLHEFTTVPGVKEDVTEIILNIKNLSVSSEHDEPVVAYLRKQGPGVVTAADIAPPAGVEFHNPDLHIATLNSKGKFELELTIERGRGYVSAAQNKSGDAEIGRIPVDSIYSPVLKVTFRVEATRVEQRTDFDKLIVDVETKQAIAPRDAVASAGTTLVELFGLARELNTAAEGIEIGPSPTDAALAADMALPIEDLDLTVRSYNCLKREGIHTVGELVARSEADLMDIRNFGAKSIDEVKAKLVELGLSLKDSPPGFDLAARAAAIEEDDAAFSDDEL is encoded by the coding sequence GTGCTCATTGCACAGCGCCCCACCCTCTCCGAAGAGGTCGTCTCCGAAAACCGCTCCCGGTTCATCATTGAACCGCTGGAGCCGGGCTTCGGTTACACCCTCGGAAACTCCCTCCGCCGTACCCTGCTCTCCTCCATCCCCGGTGCCGCTGTAACCAGCATCCGGATCGATGGCGTGCTGCACGAGTTCACGACGGTTCCGGGTGTCAAGGAAGATGTCACCGAGATCATCCTCAACATCAAGAACCTGTCCGTGTCCTCCGAGCACGACGAGCCGGTTGTTGCCTACCTGCGCAAGCAGGGCCCCGGAGTCGTCACCGCCGCGGACATCGCTCCGCCGGCCGGCGTCGAGTTCCACAACCCGGATCTGCACATTGCCACGCTGAACTCGAAGGGCAAGTTCGAACTCGAACTGACCATCGAGCGCGGCCGCGGCTACGTTTCGGCAGCTCAGAACAAGTCCGGCGACGCAGAGATCGGCCGCATTCCGGTTGACTCCATCTACTCGCCGGTGCTGAAGGTTACTTTCCGCGTGGAAGCTACCCGTGTTGAGCAGCGCACCGACTTCGACAAGCTCATTGTCGACGTCGAGACCAAGCAGGCCATCGCCCCGCGCGATGCCGTTGCGTCCGCTGGCACAACCCTGGTGGAACTGTTCGGTCTGGCCCGCGAGCTGAACACCGCAGCTGAGGGTATCGAGATTGGCCCGTCGCCGACGGATGCTGCCCTGGCAGCAGACATGGCTCTGCCGATCGAGGATCTGGACCTCACCGTCCGTTCCTACAACTGCCTCAAGCGTGAGGGCATCCACACCGTGGGTGAACTCGTTGCCCGCTCCGAGGCTGACCTGATGGACATCCGCAACTTCGGCGCGAAGTCCATCGATGAGGTCAAGGCAAAGCTGGTTGAACTGGGTCTGTCCCTGAAGGACTCGCCTCCCGGTTTCGACCTCGCCGCCCGCGCCGCAGCCATCGAAGAGGACGACGCCGCGTTCAGCGACGACGAGCTCTAA
- the rpsK gene encoding 30S ribosomal protein S11 translates to MPPKTRGAVRKPRKKDKKNIALGQAHIKSTFNNTIVSITDPSGAVISWASAGEVGFKGSRKSTPFAAQMAAEAAAKRAQEHGLKKVDVFVKGPGSGRETAIRSLQAAGLEVGSIQDVTPAAHNGCRPPKRRRV, encoded by the coding sequence ATGCCCCCGAAGACTCGTGGCGCGGTTCGCAAGCCGCGTAAGAAGGACAAGAAGAATATCGCGCTTGGCCAGGCGCACATCAAGAGCACGTTCAACAACACCATCGTGTCCATCACGGACCCGAGCGGTGCTGTAATCTCCTGGGCTTCCGCCGGTGAGGTTGGATTCAAGGGCTCGCGTAAGTCCACCCCGTTCGCTGCGCAGATGGCTGCCGAAGCCGCCGCCAAGCGTGCACAGGAGCACGGCCTGAAGAAGGTTGACGTGTTCGTCAAGGGACCGGGTTCCGGACGCGAAACCGCCATCCGTTCGCTGCAGGCTGCCGGCCTCGAGGTTGGCTCCATCCAGGACGTGACCCCCGCCGCGCACAACGGCTGCCGTCCGCCGAAGCGCCGCCGCGTCTAA
- the rpsM gene encoding 30S ribosomal protein S13: MARLAGVDIPREKRLEIALTYIYGVGKTRAHETLAATGISADVRVKDLTDAQLVELRDYIEGNYKVEGDLRREVAADIRRKVEIGSYEGIRHRKGLPVRGQRTKTNARTRKGPKRTVAGKKKAR; this comes from the coding sequence ATGGCTCGTCTCGCTGGCGTAGACATTCCCCGCGAAAAGCGGTTGGAAATTGCGCTTACTTACATCTACGGCGTGGGCAAGACCCGTGCACACGAAACCCTGGCTGCCACCGGCATCAGCGCTGACGTTCGGGTCAAGGACCTGACGGACGCACAGCTGGTAGAGCTGCGTGACTACATTGAAGGCAACTACAAGGTTGAGGGTGACCTTCGCCGCGAAGTAGCCGCTGACATCCGCCGCAAGGTTGAGATCGGCAGCTACGAAGGTATTCGCCACCGTAAGGGCCTGCCCGTACGCGGACAGCGCACGAAGACCAACGCCCGTACCCGCAAGGGCCCGAAGCGTACCGTCGCCGGCAAGAAGAAGGCCCGCTAA
- the rpmJ gene encoding 50S ribosomal protein L36 produces the protein MKVKPSVKQICEKCKVIRRNGRVMVICENPRHKQRQG, from the coding sequence ATGAAGGTCAAGCCGAGCGTCAAGCAGATCTGCGAAAAGTGCAAAGTGATCCGCCGTAACGGCCGGGTCATGGTGATCTGCGAGAACCCGCGCCACAAGCAGCGCCAGGGCTAA
- the infA gene encoding translation initiation factor IF-1, protein MAKKDGVIEIEGVVTEALPNAMFRVELTNKHVVLAHISGKMRQHYIRILPEDRVVVELSPYDLTRGRIVYRYK, encoded by the coding sequence ATGGCCAAGAAGGACGGGGTCATAGAGATCGAGGGCGTAGTGACTGAGGCGCTGCCCAACGCGATGTTTCGTGTTGAGCTCACCAACAAGCACGTCGTCCTGGCACACATCTCTGGAAAGATGCGCCAGCACTACATCAGGATTCTCCCTGAGGACCGCGTAGTGGTGGAGCTGAGCCCTTACGACCTGACACGTGGTCGTATCGTCTACCGCTACAAGTAA
- a CDS encoding P1 family peptidase, translating into MGPSDGAGAQGKITDVPGVRVGQEQKSDGGWLSGVTVVLPPAGTVGSVDVRGGGPGTHETDALDPTTLVPTVDAVVLTGGSAYGLVTAHGAQRWCEEQGRGFAVTGGVVPIVPAAAIFDLGRGGDFSARPDEAMGYAATAAAGAQAEGHDVERGNVGAGTGAVIGRGQYKGGVGTASLTLVDISDGGPIVVGAVAVVNALGLPLVPELPGEPGTPERRASAVGTGPGPALNTTLVVVATNAVLDVAECKRTASAAHAGLARALNPSHTLADGDTVFCLATGSQELDRSTETARQKSLMTLQSAAADVVRLAILDGVSSAQAVTTPAGEFGAYPGNVR; encoded by the coding sequence ATGGGACCGAGTGATGGAGCCGGAGCACAGGGAAAGATCACCGATGTGCCCGGCGTGCGTGTCGGGCAGGAGCAGAAGTCCGACGGCGGGTGGTTGAGCGGGGTGACGGTGGTCCTGCCCCCTGCGGGGACAGTCGGTTCGGTGGACGTCCGCGGGGGAGGCCCCGGCACCCATGAAACCGATGCGCTGGACCCCACCACCCTGGTTCCCACCGTGGACGCCGTGGTACTAACCGGCGGCAGCGCCTACGGCCTGGTTACTGCACACGGCGCCCAGCGATGGTGCGAGGAGCAGGGCCGCGGATTCGCCGTGACGGGAGGGGTGGTACCCATCGTTCCGGCGGCAGCCATCTTCGACCTCGGCCGCGGCGGTGACTTCAGTGCCCGCCCGGATGAGGCCATGGGCTACGCGGCCACCGCAGCTGCGGGGGCACAGGCGGAAGGGCACGACGTCGAACGCGGCAACGTGGGAGCCGGCACCGGAGCAGTCATCGGACGCGGACAATACAAAGGGGGAGTGGGCACAGCGTCGCTCACCCTGGTAGACATTTCTGATGGCGGACCGATCGTTGTAGGTGCGGTAGCGGTAGTGAATGCGCTTGGCCTTCCGCTGGTTCCAGAATTGCCTGGTGAGCCTGGCACACCGGAGCGGCGGGCTTCGGCCGTTGGGACGGGACCCGGCCCGGCTCTCAACACCACGCTCGTGGTCGTCGCCACGAATGCGGTGCTGGATGTGGCCGAGTGCAAACGGACCGCCTCGGCTGCCCACGCGGGGCTGGCGCGGGCGCTGAATCCGAGCCACACCCTGGCCGACGGTGACACCGTGTTCTGCCTCGCCACCGGTAGCCAGGAGCTGGACAGGAGTACGGAAACTGCCCGGCAGAAAAGTCTCATGACGCTGCAGAGTGCGGCGGCCGACGTCGTACGTTTGGCGATCCTGGACGGGGTCAGCAGCGCCCAAGCGGTGACAACTCCTGCGGGCGAATTTGGTGCATACCCGGGCAATGTGCGCTAA